From a region of the Pectobacterium aquaticum genome:
- a CDS encoding ABC transporter substrate-binding protein, translating into MAKTRNTLSHLLLLCAALPVGAAFSHPADAAEIRISWWGGNQRHEATLAAINAFQKANPTVTVKAEYAGWDGYLSRLSTQMAGGQEPDVIRIDWNWLPQFSRNGDGFYDLNKQKDILGLGDFSPNALKTADVKGKLQGLPISMTSRSMIYNKTTWDKAGVAYPQTWDELFAAGPVFKQKLGDNYYPLGVAQGSSDVLDILTLGRSYMAQKYGIDMIDEKKQIIAYSRDQVRELFGFYKKLVDSHVIPDQRYFSSFGRTNVYEIRPWINGELAGMYLWDSAIYTYSSNMPKEALLETGPFLTMPNAKDSGLTTKPSSLFAISKNSKHPKEAAMLMSFMLSNPEGVKALGLQNGMPANPKAQKLLEDIGVINPGNLLANAYRAAAEQPASKVPVSPFMENQELVQLWTSSLQKLDYGNGEVNKVADDFLNSANRVLKRAIR; encoded by the coding sequence ATGGCGAAAACACGGAACACATTATCTCACCTACTCCTACTCTGTGCAGCGCTTCCCGTAGGCGCGGCATTTTCTCATCCTGCTGACGCCGCCGAGATCCGCATCTCTTGGTGGGGCGGCAACCAGCGACACGAGGCTACGCTAGCAGCGATTAACGCATTTCAAAAAGCCAACCCGACGGTTACTGTTAAAGCTGAATATGCTGGCTGGGACGGCTACCTTTCCCGTTTATCAACCCAGATGGCTGGTGGGCAGGAGCCTGATGTTATTCGTATCGACTGGAACTGGCTGCCGCAGTTTTCCCGCAATGGTGACGGCTTTTATGATTTGAATAAGCAAAAAGATATTCTGGGGCTGGGAGATTTTTCGCCTAACGCCCTGAAAACGGCGGATGTAAAAGGGAAGTTGCAAGGTCTCCCGATTTCGATGACGTCCCGTAGCATGATTTACAACAAAACCACCTGGGATAAAGCAGGCGTCGCCTATCCGCAAACCTGGGATGAGCTGTTCGCCGCCGGCCCGGTGTTTAAACAAAAACTGGGCGACAATTATTACCCGCTTGGCGTTGCTCAAGGTTCAAGCGATGTGCTGGATATTCTGACGCTCGGTCGTAGTTACATGGCACAGAAATACGGCATTGATATGATCGATGAGAAGAAGCAGATCATTGCCTATAGCCGCGATCAAGTACGGGAACTTTTCGGCTTTTATAAAAAGCTGGTTGATTCTCATGTGATACCCGATCAGCGCTATTTTTCCTCATTCGGCCGTACCAACGTCTATGAGATTCGTCCCTGGATTAATGGTGAATTAGCCGGTATGTACTTATGGGATTCAGCCATCTACACCTACTCCAGCAATATGCCGAAGGAGGCTCTGCTGGAAACGGGGCCATTCCTCACGATGCCCAATGCCAAAGATTCGGGGCTGACCACCAAACCGTCTTCGCTGTTCGCCATCAGCAAGAACAGCAAGCATCCTAAGGAAGCGGCGATGCTGATGAGTTTCATGCTGAGTAACCCGGAAGGCGTGAAAGCATTAGGATTGCAAAATGGGATGCCTGCTAACCCGAAAGCGCAAAAATTGCTGGAAGATATCGGCGTGATTAACCCCGGTAATCTGTTAGCGAATGCCTATCGGGCGGCCGCGGAGCAACCTGCGTCTAAAGTGCCTGTTTCACCGTTTATGGAAAATCAGGAGCTGGTTCAACTGTGGACGAGCAGTCTGCAAAAACTGGATTACGGTAACGGAGAAGTGAATAAGGTTGCCGATGATTTTCTGAACAGCGCTAACCGTGTATTAAAGCGTGCCATTCGATAA
- a CDS encoding SAM-dependent methyltransferase, whose product MSSTETQLVRHPSNTARYTRARKVVFLLLSRIDGGGLRLREPEGNETLFGDQHATLQGEITIHHHRVYRRVLLGGSIAAGESYIDGDWSSTNLTLVLQLLAQNQALIDTLETRFGWLTGPFHRFIHWCRRNRPQQAQKNIAAHYDLGNHFYRSFLDSEMLYSSAWYQQPEMTLEDAQRAKLRRLCEQLALCETDHLLEIGTGWGGLAELAAREYGCHVTTTTLSQQQYDYAVERIQHAGLSHKVTVLLQDYRALTGQYDKLVSVEMIEAVGKAYLPTFFKRCQQLLRPQGRMVLQAITIADQRYSHYSRNVDFIQRYIFPGGFLPSITAMTTTMTRHTDFITRDLFDIGQDYARTLSEWRQRFYQQWHMLNAQGFDEPFQRLWVFYLCYCEAGFRARTISTVQLTAERP is encoded by the coding sequence ATGAGTTCAACGGAAACACAGTTGGTGCGTCACCCGAGCAATACCGCTCGCTATACTCGGGCCAGAAAAGTGGTGTTTCTTCTGCTTAGTCGAATAGACGGCGGAGGGTTGCGCCTTCGCGAACCAGAAGGCAATGAAACGTTATTCGGGGATCAACACGCGACGCTGCAAGGTGAAATCACGATACATCACCACCGCGTTTATCGCCGTGTCTTGCTGGGGGGAAGTATCGCTGCCGGCGAAAGCTATATCGATGGTGATTGGAGCTCAACCAACCTCACGCTCGTTCTCCAGCTTTTGGCGCAAAATCAGGCGCTAATCGATACGCTTGAAACGCGCTTTGGCTGGCTGACGGGGCCATTTCATCGTTTCATCCACTGGTGCCGTCGTAATCGCCCGCAGCAGGCACAGAAAAATATCGCCGCCCATTACGATCTGGGCAATCATTTTTACCGCAGCTTTCTCGATAGCGAGATGCTCTACTCCAGCGCCTGGTATCAGCAACCCGAAATGACGCTGGAAGACGCTCAGCGCGCCAAGCTGCGTCGCCTCTGCGAACAGTTGGCACTCTGTGAAACGGATCATTTACTGGAAATTGGCACCGGCTGGGGAGGATTAGCCGAACTGGCCGCGCGGGAATATGGCTGTCACGTCACCACCACCACGCTGTCGCAGCAGCAGTATGATTACGCGGTTGAGCGCATTCAGCACGCGGGGCTGAGCCATAAAGTCACGGTGCTGCTACAGGATTACCGTGCGTTGACCGGTCAGTATGACAAACTGGTGTCGGTCGAAATGATTGAGGCGGTCGGAAAAGCGTATTTGCCCACCTTCTTCAAACGCTGCCAGCAATTGCTGCGTCCACAAGGCCGCATGGTGCTTCAGGCGATCACGATTGCCGATCAGCGCTACAGCCATTACAGCCGTAATGTCGATTTTATCCAACGCTACATTTTTCCCGGCGGTTTTCTGCCCTCAATTACTGCGATGACGACCACCATGACGCGGCATACCGATTTTATCACCCGCGATCTGTTTGATATCGGTCAGGACTATGCCCGCACCCTCAGCGAATGGCGACAGCGCTTTTATCAGCAGTGGCATATGCTGAATGCTCAGGGCTTTGATGAACCTTTCCAGCGCCTGTGGGTGTTTTACCTTTGCTATTGTGAAGCGGGGTTTCGCGCACGCACCATCAGCACGGTACAGCTCACTGCAGAAAGGCCATAG
- a CDS encoding DUF1365 domain-containing protein: MNSALYVGKVRHRRFTPVTHRFDYTLFMTLIDLDEIPALPHVGIALERFSPASFCRGDYLGGGDIKTKAQDRIAELTEERLTGKVLLLCQLRYLGCYFNPVNFYYLYDEHNELRWLLAEVRNTPWNERHTYAVVPDGSTPVSKAFHVSPFNPMDMVYHWRLTPPDARLRIHIENHRQGREFDATLVLHRQPLTRATLRAQLWSLPLMTMKTACTIYWQALKLWIKRSPVYPHPQSGKKDTP; encoded by the coding sequence ATGAATAGCGCCTTGTATGTTGGCAAGGTTCGGCATCGACGCTTCACACCCGTCACGCATCGTTTCGACTATACGTTATTTATGACGTTAATCGATTTAGATGAGATCCCCGCGTTGCCGCATGTCGGCATTGCGCTGGAGCGCTTTTCCCCTGCGTCATTTTGTCGCGGCGATTACCTCGGTGGCGGCGACATCAAAACCAAAGCACAGGATAGGATTGCGGAACTAACTGAGGAACGCCTCACAGGAAAAGTGCTGCTGCTGTGTCAGCTACGCTATCTGGGCTGCTATTTCAATCCGGTCAATTTCTATTATTTGTACGATGAGCATAACGAACTACGCTGGTTATTGGCAGAAGTGCGGAATACCCCTTGGAACGAACGTCATACCTATGCCGTCGTCCCCGATGGTTCTACGCCGGTTTCCAAAGCGTTTCATGTGTCGCCTTTTAACCCGATGGACATGGTGTATCACTGGCGTCTCACGCCGCCCGACGCACGTCTGCGGATCCACATCGAGAATCACAGACAAGGGCGCGAGTTTGACGCGACGCTGGTGCTGCATCGTCAGCCGCTCACTCGTGCCACCCTGCGTGCTCAGCTTTGGTCTCTGCCGTTAATGACGATGAAAACCGCCTGCACCATATATTGGCAGGCTTTGAAACTGTGGATTAAACGCTCGCCCGTTTATCCTCATCCGCAGTCTGGAAAGAAGGACACCCCATGA
- a CDS encoding NAD(P)/FAD-dependent oxidoreductase, producing the protein MKIAIIGSGISGLTCALRLSDRFQVSVFEANDYLGGHTATVDVVQDGTTYAIDTGFIVYNERTYPHFIALLDELGLTGQPTEMSFSVSNPVSGLEYNGHTLNTLFAQRSNLLRPSFYRFVAEIVRFNRVCKRYLASGDYQGLTLSHLLQQEKFSPFFAQHYLLPMGAAIWSSSLEDMRHFPLSLFLTFFNHHGLLDLVNRPQWMVVPGGSREYVRRLTERIRDRATIHIQTPVSQVMRDEAGVTVHTAEQAYRFDQVIFACHSDQALALLATSTPDEQRILGGMHYQPNHVILHTDTRLLPHNPRAWASWNYRLPVDQAFSHARASVTYNMNILQGIRSSTTFCVSLNPQQDIDPNKILHHAIYHHPVFTQQTTAYQQQRERINGHNRSWFCGAYWYNGFHEDGVRSGLDVVNLLHQSVQDE; encoded by the coding sequence ATGAAGATTGCCATCATCGGTAGCGGTATTTCTGGTTTAACCTGCGCACTCAGATTATCCGATCGCTTTCAGGTGTCGGTGTTTGAGGCGAACGATTATCTGGGTGGCCACACGGCAACGGTCGATGTGGTTCAGGATGGCACGACCTACGCCATCGATACGGGATTTATTGTCTACAACGAGCGAACCTACCCCCATTTTATTGCGCTACTGGATGAGTTGGGGTTAACCGGTCAGCCGACAGAAATGAGCTTCTCGGTCAGTAATCCAGTTTCCGGTCTGGAATATAACGGCCATACGTTAAACACGCTCTTCGCCCAGCGCAGCAACCTGCTCCGCCCCAGTTTCTATCGTTTCGTTGCGGAGATTGTGCGCTTTAATCGCGTGTGCAAGCGGTATCTTGCCAGCGGTGATTATCAGGGGCTGACACTAAGCCATTTATTGCAGCAGGAAAAATTCTCGCCGTTCTTTGCCCAGCACTATCTTTTGCCGATGGGGGCCGCGATCTGGTCATCGTCGCTTGAGGACATGCGGCATTTTCCTCTTTCGCTTTTCCTGACCTTCTTCAACCATCACGGGCTACTGGATTTGGTCAATCGCCCGCAGTGGATGGTGGTTCCCGGCGGTTCACGGGAGTATGTGCGGCGACTCACAGAACGTATCCGCGATCGGGCAACGATCCACATTCAGACACCCGTCAGTCAGGTAATGCGCGATGAAGCGGGTGTTACGGTGCATACCGCCGAGCAGGCGTATCGGTTCGATCAGGTGATTTTCGCCTGCCATTCCGATCAGGCGCTGGCGCTGCTGGCAACGAGTACGCCCGATGAACAACGAATCCTCGGCGGTATGCACTATCAGCCGAACCACGTGATCCTGCATACCGACACTCGGCTTCTGCCTCATAACCCGCGAGCATGGGCAAGTTGGAATTACCGTCTGCCAGTCGATCAGGCGTTTAGCCACGCACGGGCCTCCGTGACCTATAACATGAACATTCTGCAAGGCATTCGTTCATCAACCACCTTCTGTGTGTCGCTGAACCCCCAGCAGGATATCGACCCGAATAAAATACTGCACCACGCGATTTATCATCACCCGGTGTTTACTCAACAGACGACAGCGTACCAGCAGCAGCGCGAACGTATTAATGGGCACAACCGCAGTTGGTTTTGTGGCGCCTATTGGTACAACGGCTTTCATGAAGATGGCGTAAGAAGCGGGCTGGATGTCGTCAACCTCCTCCATCAGAGTGTGCAAGATGAATAG
- a CDS encoding nuclear transport factor 2 family protein, translating into MTIEKAREEDDISVENDEYEPILLKIRAFYRELTAERLTELSDIYHQDIHFIDPVSSHHGLSALHRYFSHSLDKLSYCQFEIADVHTFRGGATMFWTMHYAHPSLKRNAPLTLAGCSHLIFADNKVIYQHDYYDMGEMLYQHVPLLGPLIGYLKSRLQA; encoded by the coding sequence ATGACGATAGAAAAAGCGCGTGAGGAAGACGACATCTCGGTAGAGAATGATGAATATGAGCCTATTCTGCTGAAAATAAGGGCATTTTATCGAGAACTGACAGCCGAGAGATTAACGGAGCTGAGTGATATCTATCATCAGGATATTCACTTTATCGACCCCGTTTCCAGCCATCATGGGTTGAGTGCTTTGCATCGCTACTTTTCTCATTCACTCGACAAGCTGAGCTACTGTCAGTTCGAGATCGCCGATGTCCATACCTTCCGCGGCGGTGCGACGATGTTCTGGACGATGCACTATGCACACCCGTCATTAAAGCGTAACGCGCCGCTGACATTAGCTGGCTGTAGCCACCTGATCTTCGCCGACAACAAAGTTATCTACCAGCATGATTATTACGATATGGGCGAGATGCTTTATCAGCATGTTCCTCTGCTTGGCCCGCTAATCGGTTATCTGAAATCGAGACTTCAAGCATGA
- a CDS encoding putative virulence factor, with product MKRLTPKQLSTRLHGQLQAVVQGVEQAIDWVDRTRQNAPRLDIEADRLIVKLRRNHNKAQHLSDVAQKDIAIGFFGLSQAGKSYLITSLAGGENGKLETSFEGQSLDFIDHINPSDRATALVTRFSRQSGVKNKSFPVQLQLLSELDIGKIMANAFLNDLNQETTFEELDERHIAEHIKTLLMHRQPESVEGMSRDEVVELWDYLARHDVKRQKQLEAHFWPVAIELAPYLTVDDRAQLFSVLWGELNSLTTAYRHFSHTLQHLASTRKLLAPLRILVDDELNPADGLIDGSALERLHSADDPGVLVRPVQNGRAGKTTELSLAELTMLTAELLIPLHLPPKEALFEQVDVLDFPGFGEIRETRNAPPATQQSTQHPLAHTLLRAKRAYLLERYTDNQEMNVLMVCSAAGNRSDVKVVGKALDHWVKQTQGENAQVRSHRKPGLIWAVTRHDRRITHGQNYDAAVQRYVGNPGDAWGTMLAMDKRGVARMATWLGAEVHRDVKLGRISEQLSELQRELSDNLLGNWYLPVDVDDPAEKQRIAETLLKSLQTRTGVHGELLERLLPSRDELRRLYLQQKGASYGGFNADVEDLSAPSANSDPFGVGIEIDLFADEPIAIDQPAPPILTIDHGYEADYAHAVYRYWINYLRGLPENAPFLDLLNVPKATIEMLVEELITGSIRLRIEEALVDMLVDGEQLGINRENKADRQVSRVLTILGDFVAWLGFQQLDESLRPASRINRGHKIFAKPEKQAVSFGASQRLTKLSLTPTNNTAFYIYDWLVGLNEMIIQNAGYSAAREVSAEQREQLGTILTLIKPAEK from the coding sequence ATGAAACGATTAACGCCCAAACAGCTCTCTACCCGACTTCACGGCCAGCTACAGGCCGTCGTGCAAGGTGTTGAACAGGCTATCGACTGGGTTGACCGCACACGCCAGAATGCCCCGCGTCTGGATATCGAAGCTGACCGTCTGATCGTCAAACTGCGCCGCAATCACAATAAAGCACAGCATCTGTCCGACGTGGCGCAGAAAGACATTGCCATCGGCTTTTTTGGCCTGTCTCAGGCGGGAAAGTCCTACCTGATCACATCGCTGGCCGGGGGCGAAAACGGCAAGCTGGAAACCTCGTTTGAGGGGCAATCGCTGGATTTTATCGATCATATTAATCCGTCCGACCGAGCAACCGCGCTCGTCACGCGCTTTAGCAGACAGTCGGGCGTGAAGAACAAATCGTTCCCCGTTCAGTTGCAACTGCTCAGCGAGTTGGATATCGGCAAGATCATGGCCAACGCGTTTTTAAACGATCTCAATCAAGAGACCACGTTTGAAGAGCTGGACGAGCGCCATATTGCCGAACACATTAAAACCCTGTTGATGCACCGTCAGCCAGAATCCGTTGAGGGGATGAGCCGCGATGAAGTCGTCGAACTCTGGGACTATCTCGCGCGTCACGATGTTAAACGGCAAAAACAGCTGGAAGCCCACTTCTGGCCGGTTGCGATTGAATTAGCGCCTTACCTCACCGTTGACGATCGCGCCCAACTCTTCTCCGTACTGTGGGGCGAGCTGAATTCGCTGACCACCGCCTATCGTCATTTCAGCCACACGCTGCAACATCTGGCCAGTACGCGCAAGCTGTTAGCACCGCTGCGGATACTGGTGGATGATGAGTTAAATCCGGCAGACGGTCTAATCGACGGTTCGGCGCTGGAACGCTTGCACAGCGCCGACGATCCCGGCGTGCTGGTGCGGCCGGTTCAGAATGGCCGTGCGGGGAAAACGACGGAGCTTTCGCTGGCTGAGTTAACGATGCTGACGGCGGAGTTGCTTATCCCACTGCATTTGCCGCCTAAAGAAGCGCTGTTCGAGCAGGTTGATGTACTGGATTTCCCCGGCTTTGGTGAGATCCGCGAGACGCGGAACGCGCCACCAGCAACACAGCAAAGCACACAACATCCACTGGCGCACACGCTATTGCGTGCGAAACGCGCCTATCTGCTGGAGCGCTATACCGATAATCAGGAAATGAACGTACTGATGGTATGCAGCGCCGCAGGCAACCGATCCGACGTTAAAGTGGTCGGCAAGGCGCTGGATCACTGGGTTAAACAGACGCAAGGCGAAAACGCACAGGTGCGTAGTCACCGTAAACCGGGGCTGATTTGGGCGGTCACCCGTCACGATCGCCGTATTACGCACGGGCAAAACTATGATGCCGCGGTACAGCGCTATGTGGGTAATCCGGGCGACGCCTGGGGAACGATGCTGGCAATGGATAAACGCGGCGTAGCGCGGATGGCAACGTGGCTGGGCGCGGAAGTCCACCGAGATGTAAAACTGGGGCGCATCAGCGAACAGCTTAGCGAGCTTCAACGTGAACTCAGCGATAACCTGCTGGGTAACTGGTATCTGCCCGTTGATGTTGACGATCCGGCGGAAAAACAGCGCATCGCAGAAACCTTGCTCAAATCGCTCCAGACTCGCACCGGCGTACACGGTGAACTGCTGGAACGGCTGCTGCCTTCGCGTGATGAACTGCGTCGTCTGTATCTGCAACAAAAAGGGGCAAGCTATGGCGGTTTCAACGCCGATGTCGAAGACCTTTCTGCCCCGTCGGCCAATAGCGATCCGTTTGGTGTCGGGATCGAAATCGATCTGTTTGCCGATGAACCGATCGCGATCGATCAGCCTGCACCACCAATTTTGACCATCGATCACGGCTATGAGGCGGATTATGCGCATGCCGTTTATCGTTACTGGATTAACTATCTACGCGGCCTGCCGGAAAATGCCCCGTTTCTCGATCTGCTGAACGTGCCGAAAGCGACGATCGAAATGCTGGTCGAAGAATTGATTACCGGCAGCATCCGCTTACGGATCGAAGAGGCGCTGGTCGATATGCTGGTCGACGGCGAGCAGTTGGGCATCAACCGCGAGAATAAAGCCGATCGTCAGGTTTCACGCGTGCTGACTATTCTTGGTGACTTCGTTGCCTGGCTAGGCTTCCAGCAGCTTGATGAATCCCTGCGCCCTGCCAGCCGCATCAATCGCGGTCATAAGATTTTCGCCAAACCCGAAAAACAGGCGGTCAGCTTCGGTGCTTCTCAGCGCTTAACCAAACTGTCGCTGACGCCCACCAATAATACGGCGTTTTATATCTATGACTGGCTGGTTGGCCTGAATGAGATGATTATTCAGAATGCGGGCTATTCCGCTGCGCGCGAAGTCAGCGCGGAACAGCGTGAGCAGTTGGGCACGATTCTGACGTTGATTAAACCCGCTGAGAAATAA
- a CDS encoding virulence factor SrfB, which translates to MLATITDYKQRITLIQDSGIQFLDFALKPRFSAEQPNRYVRKSANGPLLHLLYDEQSDKFLLPSASGMPPEVVKPELSISLEQSLKLLENIWLPLPFFRFNPPRTFMGGPDNWARMQILALDKPDQDGNTHRICLAFDTKTYPEGHEFESLAPNANDIKTGGSFALAYHSDELGEFLDETWVDGWLREVFTQRVKALENRDSHDIKVALRGFEYQAHYLNVLDMLGNQLEIPEIRINTSTLQEPAVNVDLILDVGNSHTCGILVEDHADESNGLKQTYELQLRDLSEPHYLYNELFESRVEFSQAKFGKDNFSVESGRDDAFIWPSITRVGREASHMALLRQGTEGSSGISSPRRYLWDEESYAPGWRFSQTDAHSQTEPLATAMPLTIMLNDEGQPLYNQPLEERLPVFSPHYSRSSIMTFMLSELLAQALMQMNSAAQRLKMIHSSAPRQLRNIILTLPSAMPKPEREIFRRRMHEAIALVWKAMDWHPMDEDFTTPADKQQSRVPVPDVQIEWDEATCGQMVYLYNEAQVNFGGRAEDFFASMARPDKELDEGEPAGKTLRIASIDIGGGTTDLAITQYLLDDGVGNNVKIIPRLLFREGFKVAGDDILLDVIQLYILPALQAALKTAGMASPDALMAKLFGNEGRMDAQLTLRQQVTLQVFIPIGRTILETYERFDPLDTSAEIESTFGELLEQVPTEKVLEYINTEVQRELPVSDKVFDILQVPLILKLNKLHGEFLSNKMNITQNLRLMSEVVSLYSCDVLLLTGRPSRFPGIQALFRHLQPLPINRMLSLDGYHTNDWYPFNKRGRIDNPKSTAAVGAMLCLLALDLRLPGFYFKVGDFQPYSTVRYLGMMDSSNALTLDNVYYSDIDLDAPDFELDPKLSFQVRGSLCLGFRQLDNERWPASSLYMLSIVDQDLARKVVGDSKLRVRLAVTKSDDQDSPERFEIADAVLEDGTRVPPHHLRLKLNTLSANGSGATHYWIDSGSVFKK; encoded by the coding sequence ATGCTGGCGACGATTACCGATTATAAACAACGCATTACGTTGATTCAGGACAGTGGAATTCAGTTTTTGGATTTTGCTTTAAAGCCGCGATTTTCGGCTGAACAACCTAACCGCTATGTACGTAAAAGTGCTAACGGCCCCCTGCTGCACCTACTGTACGATGAACAGTCGGACAAATTCCTGCTGCCTTCTGCCTCTGGGATGCCGCCGGAAGTCGTGAAGCCTGAACTGAGTATTTCGCTTGAGCAATCGCTGAAGCTGCTAGAGAACATTTGGCTGCCGCTGCCCTTCTTCCGCTTTAACCCGCCGCGCACTTTCATGGGCGGGCCGGATAACTGGGCGCGAATGCAGATTCTTGCGTTGGATAAGCCTGATCAGGACGGCAACACGCACCGCATTTGTCTGGCATTCGATACCAAAACCTATCCAGAAGGCCACGAGTTCGAGTCGCTGGCACCTAATGCCAATGACATCAAAACTGGCGGGAGTTTCGCGCTGGCCTATCACAGCGATGAGCTGGGTGAATTTCTTGATGAAACCTGGGTAGACGGTTGGCTGCGCGAAGTCTTTACTCAGCGGGTTAAAGCGCTGGAAAACCGTGACAGCCACGATATAAAAGTGGCACTCAGAGGGTTTGAATATCAGGCACATTACCTGAATGTGTTGGATATGCTGGGCAACCAGCTCGAAATACCAGAAATTCGCATCAATACCAGCACGCTGCAGGAACCGGCGGTCAACGTTGACCTGATTTTAGACGTCGGTAACTCGCACACCTGTGGCATTTTGGTTGAGGACCATGCGGACGAAAGCAACGGCCTGAAACAGACCTATGAACTGCAGTTGCGCGATCTGAGTGAGCCACATTATCTGTACAACGAACTGTTTGAGAGCCGCGTTGAGTTCTCGCAGGCGAAGTTCGGTAAAGACAACTTCTCCGTGGAAAGCGGTCGTGATGACGCGTTCATCTGGCCGTCAATCACTCGCGTCGGACGCGAAGCCAGCCACATGGCGCTGCTGCGTCAGGGAACGGAAGGATCGAGTGGTATTTCCAGCCCGCGCCGCTATCTGTGGGACGAAGAAAGCTATGCACCAGGCTGGCGTTTTAGCCAGACGGATGCCCATTCGCAGACTGAACCGTTAGCGACAGCCATGCCGTTGACCATCATGCTGAATGATGAAGGCCAGCCGCTCTACAACCAGCCGTTGGAAGAGCGCCTACCGGTGTTTTCACCGCACTACAGCCGCAGTTCGATCATGACATTCATGCTCTCCGAACTGCTGGCCCAAGCGCTGATGCAGATGAACAGCGCCGCTCAGCGGTTGAAGATGATCCACAGCAGCGCACCGCGCCAGTTGCGAAATATCATTCTGACGTTGCCTTCCGCGATGCCGAAACCCGAACGTGAAATTTTCCGCCGCCGCATGCATGAAGCGATCGCGCTGGTCTGGAAAGCGATGGATTGGCACCCGATGGATGAGGATTTCACCACGCCAGCCGACAAGCAGCAGAGCCGAGTTCCGGTGCCTGACGTGCAAATCGAATGGGATGAAGCCACATGCGGACAGATGGTTTACCTGTATAACGAAGCGCAGGTGAACTTTGGCGGCCGTGCGGAAGATTTCTTCGCCAGCATGGCGCGCCCCGATAAAGAGCTCGATGAGGGCGAACCTGCGGGCAAAACGCTGCGCATTGCCTCAATCGACATCGGTGGCGGCACCACTGACCTCGCCATTACGCAATATCTGCTCGATGACGGTGTCGGCAACAACGTTAAAATTATTCCGCGCCTGCTGTTCCGTGAAGGCTTTAAGGTCGCGGGCGACGATATTTTATTGGATGTGATTCAGCTTTATATCCTCCCCGCGCTACAGGCCGCGCTGAAAACCGCCGGAATGGCCAGCCCAGATGCACTGATGGCGAAGCTGTTTGGCAATGAAGGCCGTATGGACGCACAGCTCACGCTGCGTCAGCAGGTAACATTGCAGGTATTCATCCCGATCGGCCGTACGATTCTTGAAACCTATGAGCGCTTTGATCCACTAGACACCAGCGCCGAGATCGAATCGACCTTCGGCGAATTGCTGGAACAGGTACCAACGGAAAAAGTACTGGAATACATCAATACGGAAGTGCAGCGCGAACTGCCAGTCAGCGACAAAGTCTTCGATATTTTGCAGGTGCCGCTGATTCTTAAACTAAACAAGCTGCACGGCGAATTCCTGTCTAACAAAATGAACATCACGCAGAATCTGCGCCTAATGTCTGAAGTGGTATCGCTGTATTCGTGCGATGTACTGCTGCTGACCGGTCGCCCTTCGCGCTTCCCAGGAATTCAGGCGCTGTTCCGCCACCTGCAACCGCTGCCGATTAACCGGATGCTGTCGCTCGATGGTTATCACACCAATGACTGGTATCCGTTTAACAAACGCGGGCGCATCGATAACCCAAAATCCACTGCCGCCGTCGGCGCGATGCTGTGCCTGCTGGCGCTCGATCTGCGCCTGCCGGGCTTTTACTTTAAGGTTGGTGATTTCCAACCTTATTCTACGGTGCGCTACCTCGGCATGATGGACAGCAGCAACGCGCTGACGCTGGATAACGTTTACTACAGCGATATCGATCTGGATGCGCCGGATTTCGAGCTTGACCCGAAACTCAGTTTCCAGGTGCGTGGTTCACTCTGCCTAGGCTTCCGCCAGTTGGACAACGAACGCTGGCCTGCATCTTCGCTCTATATGCTCTCAATCGTCGATCAGGATTTAGCGCGCAAGGTCGTCGGCGACAGTAAGCTGCGCGTCCGGTTGGCCGTGACGAAAAGCGACGATCAAGACAGCCCCGAGCGCTTTGAGATTGCCGATGCGGTGCTGGAAGACGGCACGCGCGTTCCACCACATCATTTACGACTAAAATTGAACACATTATCCGCTAACGGCTCAGGTGCGACCCATTATTGGATCGATAGTGGGAGTGTATTTAAAAAATGA